Part of the Phycodurus eques isolate BA_2022a chromosome 3, UOR_Pequ_1.1, whole genome shotgun sequence genome, TACCGCCTTCATGAAGGACCTTTTGAGTAAGAGGTGATTCAAGCACCACTACATTCAGATGAATCACTCACCGTACTACTTCTCTTACGTCTGCATGGTGAAAGCGTTCACACTAATGCTGCTGGACATTACATGTATTACTTATTGTGTGAATCCTAAGAGAAACGCATTAATATTATTGCTCTTGGGTGTCAGAGCATTTTCAGACTAACGAGTTTCTCGATACGagctgtcatttttgttttgacttgcagCACTATATGGTAGCACTGAACTTAACAAGCAACAGCTTGGCTGATGGCGAAGAATTCCAAGCTggttattgccactcccagttaagtttgctgtcaaactaaacataaaacaaagagaattacacattgcgtatttaaaaaaaacagattgctTTGCTTTAGATAAGTCTGTTTAGTTTATTGTtaagaaacaatgcaaaacactatGGATGTGTTAGcgaatagcatcggtgttgCAGTGTATTTATAAGTCGGAGGATAAAGGTGTTATGGGTTCATATTTTCataatgttatgtaatacatgcacgtcacttccagcaagttttcaactatagtttagctaaaaaattgtttttttattacgcgtattgagcactccccgaacataTCCGAAGCTCGAGACACCGGgttgtggttactctatccaccgcaatgTCTACCGGAATAgacgttgcaattgccaaacacagcgcaccacactctatacgcaatggcaagccaacgtgttggaatatgaggaggaggaggatttcgatatacaggagcacccaactgaacttgtcAAACCGTACGTTTGAGctgatcaggaggtcggaacctgacagtgatgacgacgagcagccaagtagcagctgttcaacagaaaaagagagtggccaccggctcgatgtgacggtatgtctaAAGCGtatctttttatacagtcatggctagaaatatTGCCACAGatgacagtactgaaaagtaatgtgtgggtctttttttcctaccgcccagtgcataataaccataatagtcgtaggtatatacaaggaaatcttACCTCTTGTCTGCGCTGCTTCGCCCCGTCActgtggcggctgcgagatttattTCTCTTGCTGGctgttgaggtcccgatggccgtaggaaaaatagttggcaccgcagctggtttcagcctctgcctcacTACACCTGCGTATCGTGTTCTGCTgtgtttctcaaaacacgccggctcgaagtgatcagcacagagtttggaatgcttgctagggaCCCATAGCTGACCGCGTTTCTTCCCCTGGCAGTTGACTTTCCCTATTCACTGGTcacatattcctttttcacttggaaagcctctttccactgcctgaaccatttgtacaatcaaatgcaacacaataaaccatcgggacatcgctaaatcatgcgacaacaaatatacaaggacgggaacaacagcatggaacaatggcacacaacgccgaatgaacaggctgtttggctcgtgtgacgtcacagcgccggatagagccgaagacccGAAtgcgcattctgaatcatatttatcgatttaactgctgtatatctgctatataatcacttcgaaatggcagatttGGTTtataaaggggttctagagttatcaagaaatgttttaacatctttgtcctctgacctttaaaacaactttgccttaggaatgcccccgctagcttaatgctaacacataatgggaaacggcATTTATTGTTCTAACGAATAACACCAGTGTTgctgtgttataacccttttagCAACAAATACCTTGGAACAAATGGCGACGCAACACATGAAgagagacaatataacaatacttaggcatattctttatcctctgtgaaaaattactaatattactgcagcttactgggTAGTTTTGACCGGCTCAGTTTATATCGGTATGCCTATATTATACTACCCCTAGGTGGTCATGTCACGCAGACCAATAGAAGCAGCAcagtgtccattgaattgagGCTAAAAAATTTAGCAAAAAATGTTtacttctttacattctatgtttttataaagtataatattatagagtggtatttgtcttattaaaaatactttacaattaattttttttggaggtGGAAACAGAGTTAAGACCGTCGTCACGAAACGAATAAAtcttgtatttcaaggcaccactgtatttgaaaaaataaatatgtatgccATAAAATCatgttgtgtgaatctatgcACTGACACTCATGACCTTGTGTGTCCAAATTAAATGGCATGTGAATGCTGAGATTCAAGCGTTTATTTACAGAAGTTTTAAGTCTTATTGTGTTAATGCTAAGAGACCAGCATTCACGTTTAATGCTCTCCTCTGTATTTtctataaaataatataaagaaATGTTATATCGCCACAAATGCTCTCGTGTGCCAGGAAATGTTAGGTTTTTGTGAGAAGCATTGACactaatgttgtttttattgtgtcaATGCTAAGCGAGAGGCATCgtcacttgttttgtttttgaaaatcttGAGGTGCGAATGCGAAGAGATCATTCACACTAATGATTTCTTATTGTGTAAATTGATCAGAGACGAGCGTTCACACTGATACTTTAGTTTGTCCAAAAAATGTCTCATATGGATGCTGAGAatcaaatagttgtttgtttttcacagtACTGCATCTTGGATCCTCTGGTTAGTCACACAATTTCTGCTTAAATCCCAACGCCGACAACATTTCCAAACATGTATGGTTTTCTTCACCAGTTTCCAACTTGCTGAGAAACAAAAGGACGGGAGAAACAAAGGCGTCTTAATTTAGTTACACTCTCACACGGTCTCGGTTGTTCTTATGTCATCAGCCATCCGCCGCTCTCCTTTAGGGTGAAGAGAACATGTTTTTCTCTTCTCGGCAACACACAGGAATTGTTAAGGTTAAGTAGTTGGGGCAGACGGAAATAATTACCAAGCACTTGTGAATTCTTCTCCCCCTTTTGTCCCTCTTTTCCTTGAACAATCCTTTCAACGTGCAGATCTTGTTTATGATTACATTGAGTCGCACCACGGCCAAAGATGTTTAGCAGTTGGCCCTGTAATTTACAAGGCTTAAATACCGTTGGAATCTCCTTTACCGCAGCATAGATGGGGCTTTTGTGTGTGGAGTTCATGCAAAGCGACCCCGCCTCCCCCCTTCCTCCTCTCTACAAATCAAGCGGCGGATGACAGACAATGATGAAAATTTTATTCTTTGAAGTTGTAAAGGCCATTGAAACGTGTAAAATTCTTCAATTGAAAGGGAAGACCTCGGTCTTGGGTGGTTGCTGCCGGGGTGCTGGGAGGTTCGTTCGGGTTTTGTCGTCCACTCCCCATCGCCTGTTCGCTCTTTCCGTCTGAAATTGGACAGAATCCTTGATAAGAGCTTCAAGGAGCACCAGTTGCTTAGGAATATAcacccctccccccaccacACAATTATCCCATCTTCTTGTCAACAGTGGCTTTACTTTCTGTTGGTGCGAATATATCACCGGAATTGTCGGGCTTTCACTTCATCCAAGTGAATGCGAGAGAGATGTTCGCTTTTAGCCCTGGAACATTTTGTCGCCGGTAACTTTTCGTTCCAAAGTTAATGCTTTAAGCATTAGGTAGGTAGGTGTAGGTATTCCTAAGGCAAatctattgttttaaatacatgcgtcactctctgttttatgttaagtttgacagtaaacctcaacttgGAGAGACAATAAAGAGCTGGCAgccttttaaaattttttttttttttttaagactcgttcacaaactgctgcttgttgtgaggtcagctgagttgagttcactgccacaatctctcatttttgcttgcaaggcaaaaaaaaaaaatcaaccgaATTTTATTTCAAGAACTTGatagtcgggtcactcgtatctcaaggcaccaatgtaatAATAAATTTGGTGGAAAGGGCCTAGCCAAGACACAGAAGTTTGAACCTTGTGGAGGCCATGGGATTTTGTGTCCAATTTTAAAAGAAGTCCAACCATCCCAAAAGGCTAAAGCCAAGTTGAATTTCTGAACTGCTGTAGGAAAGATATATTATCTGTATCAAACACTGACATTTACGTTACGTTGAAATATATGCTCAAATTGGAatcaataaaactttttttagtGTGCCATGGAAAAGTAGACATAAATCTtgactgattaatgcgaagatCACATGATTTACAAGGCAGATTTTGCGCTCTTCTAGAATTCTGGCATGTAGAATACGTTGTCGTTTTCTCGTGGCCTCTGAACACCTGCTAGTCAACTTTCTCGCAGCCCCCATCACAAATCCTTCAAGCTCAAATgttgggggaaaatatatcattcaCCCAATAGAATGAAAGAGCCAGGAAGAGTGCAAGAGATGTTGCCTCAAATCACCCTACCAACTGTGCGTCTGACTACAAGTTGACTCATCAGCTGATTTCAAAGTCATTTGTTCCTCTGTGCTCCCAGGACATAAGCGCTGTGACAGGGGTGCCGGAGGAGCATGTGAAAACACGCAAAGTTCACATCTTCGTGCCCGCCAGAACAGCCATGCAGTCGGGAGTGAACAACACCAAGAAGTGGGCGATGGACTTTGACACCAGGGAGCGTTGGGAGAATCCACTGATGGGCTGGGCCTCAACGTAAGAACCGCTCTCTCAAGATATTTTACATACGAGGTCCTTGCTtcacattttgatttatttcgCAGCGCTGACCCCTTATCCAACATGGTGCTCGCTTTCTCCTCCAAGGAAGACGCCATTGCCTTTGCTGAGAAAAACGGTAATTGTGTTTCAGTGTTTTAAGCTTTGTTTAGAGTGCCAGgggaagaaaatgtgttaattCACAATAATGTACACTGTTCCGTGTTGCGTTTCTCTTTCTTTAATCGAGTTGATGTCCTGATATTACGAGAGAGACACACCTCGCAGTGGAAACAGAAGCCTGATTAGGATTCGCAATGGCAACCCATTCCATCAGTCATCagaattagtgttttttttttattcatccgTTCCAAAAAGTCAAAAACGGAGTTGTAGGAAAACAgaagcaatatttcccataggaaataatgaaaattcaATTCatcccatcccccccccccccaaaaacattttttatagaGATTAGGCGTTccaaattcatccatctatccattttctgagccggttctcctcactagggtcgcgggcgtgccggagcctatcccagctatcattgggcaggaggcggggtacaccctgaactggttgccagccaattgcagggcacatacaaacaaccagtcacactcacattcacacctacgggcaatttagagtctccaatgaatgcatgtttttgggatgtgggaggaaaccggagtgcctggagaaaacccacgcaggcacggagagaacatgcaaactccacacaggcggggccggggattgaaccccagtcctcagaactgtgatgaaAGTGATGATACTTGGAACTTTCCTTGGCCCCACGGTTGCTTAGTGTGATGCTCAGTGTCTCACTCATGTGAGGACACGCTGCACCACATAAAACGGCAACATCTTACCATGCTTAAATTCGCCTGACAAAATAGGAGCGTTAACAGAAACCCATGTTGTAAGCAAGGTCGGTAGGATCCAAAATGGCTGATACGTCCATGATGCAATGCGGTATGAGGACACGTTCCCAAGCGCTACAAGAAAATCTTCAAAGTTGCGCATGGGATGCTTTTTGTTGGCGCTCAATTCTGGGAAATGAGTGGCCGAGTCATAAGGGTGGGACAGATGTGGGATGTGCGAACCATTTTCAACTGTACATAAACCAAACGGATGTacaacttggggggggggggacttggcaaaattatcattaaaaacattaattgtATGAAACCTGGGGCACTCAAAAACTCAGGTTCCACTATATACCGTTTTGTAAGTGTGATGCTTTcattaaaaaattacattgaagAGTGACACGGTTACGGCCCTCTTAAACCGCTCAAGGTTTTGTTGTGTTCAAGTATCTTAAGAGGATAAAAGACCTAAAGTCACCCTTTGTCAGGTCTGTAACATAGCAGAGAAATGAAAACCAGTTTCGCCAAAGCATTTGTGTCAGCACACTGAGCGAGGACCGGTAGACAAGCAATAAAAGTTTGTATAAAAGTAGCCATGACGATCACATAAATGGCTCTAAATATGCAGTACAGGCATTGCAGATATCAAATTCcagcatttcattttaaataattgcGTTTAAAGTGTGTGCGAGTCGATTAGAAATGCAAGTTCAAACAGCCGATGACGCCTCCAAGCATCTGGGAAGAGTTTGTTGAAAGGACGGGCCGTACTGTGTTTATGACTCGGTGACAACAGCCAGCCCGCGGATGTCCACCCAACGCCTCCGCCGCAGTTGGAAGTCGTTCAACGTGAACATTCGCGACGTCCTCGTCGACCATCACTCACGCTGATGTTTGCCCTCCAGGTTGGAGCTACGACATCACCGACAAACGGACCCCCAAGCCTCGCGTCAAATCCTACGGAGCCAACTTCTCCTGGGATAAGAGGACCAGAAGGTCCGCTAAGTAAACTCCAGAGTCATCTGTTAGTTGCCGTGACCTCCCGTTGTCCCGCCTGCAGCGGACCTGTATAATTCCTGTCAATAAAAACTTCATCACACGTTTAAACCAAAACCTTGCGGTCATTATTGCGTTCATTTTTCAAACATTCACCTCATTACCGACTTCCTAATGTTTCGCACTTGATTCATGAAGTGTCTGCAGTGTGAGGAGGTTTGTGCAACAAAGGAACTTACTAGTACAATCAGAACCTGTTTAAACGCTGGAATAAATATATGTGTTGGCCAAAATTGCTGTTTTTCCCCCGGGTGACATTTTGCTTCCATCTGCCTTTGgagtttgggattttttttcttagatgATGATTGACAACAGCATaagcattattattagtagCCTCTTGTGTTGTCGATTATATACCATTGCATGACAAACAATGAAATTCAGTCAAATCCAGGTCCCTATTTTAATGAAACTGGTGTCTTTGGTGTTGAAGCAGCACATCAAACCCTTAAATGGACTTGAAAGCATGAAACTATCCTAAGGAGAAGATTACACGGGGTTCTCCGTTCACGACGGTCTGGACACGTGTGGCGGTGTAAGAATACGTCCTGCGGCAAAAGACTATTCAGTTATGGCCTTACTTTTTCCATTCATGGcttagaagtgttttttttttcatacaaacatttattgtaatAATGACATATTATTACCATATTATGGGGTTCGTGTCGGAAAGATTCAGATTCAGTCGTTGCCATAAATGCTATAACTGTCTATCATgtaaccttttctttttttatatgtcCTTTCCTGGAGAGTAACAACAACAAGACACATAACTCAGGCGATAAAGTACCGAAACGCATTTCCGCGATAACATGGCGATGTGAACGAGCCGCAAATGGTTTGAAAGCGGAGATTGTTTGCGGCCTTTGTGTTCAGTAAACAGTGGCGTTACTCTGCGGCCCGATCCCGCTCTGCGTGACTGCACTGACGTTCACATACCAGTCATGGGCGCCTAATTGGTATAAGCCTTCATTAATTAACGCACTGCATTGCAAATCTTTCACAGCCTTGTGCTCGCTATTTATGTTGCTCTGTCGCCGGGCGCATCAAAGCCACCGATCTGATACGAGTGTAATTGTCCGATGGGGTCGGCGGGCCGTGAATGACAGCAATGTGTTGCTGTTAGCCTTTGAAATGCACTCGGCGAGAAGCGGCgcggggggagaaaaaaaacgctCTTCGTCAAAGTTGAAAGCGTTATAAGTGCACAAATGTATGCGCAATGAGAGCATTGATTGTACGACATCCTCATTATGACCGACTGGCCATGCGCAATCCTGTTCAGGAGCAGATTCGACGTGAACTCATGAGTCAAGTGGTATTATTTATTGTGGACTCATTAACACGCAAACATATTTGAGTATCTCATGAAGGCAAGTCGCTGTCTTAAAAATGGCAGCAGGTAGCAAATGTACTCGCACACTATTTAACTTGAAGTACAGAGAATAGAAGGAGAAGTACTGATTCAGTTCCTGTACAGACAGAAACGTACTTCACTACAGAAGTAAAAATGATATTTTACAGTCAATTATTATCCAATACTTGCTTTGATAATGTAGTATACATTATGTAAAAACACTCGAAATCCCCCAAAGGCACgtgggaaaatgttttgtggtctaacgaaaccaaagttgaactttttggcagTAATTCCAAAAGGGATGTTTGGCGACAAACAACACACCAAAAGGACAGCATCTTGCCCTTTTTCTGCAGCTGGAACTTGGGCCTTAGTCAAGTTTGAGGAATTATTATGAACAaatccaaatagcagtcagtgttggcaCCGGcagaaagcaaagaaattaaataaaatgccaGGAAAAACCTACGAGAAATATTTGGGgtgaatcagaggcactttaaatggtggcaggtgtgtgttgatACCCATTTGACAGGAGTTTGAATATGATTCAattctaaacacagccacaCATTCCAGTCATAAGAGGGTGTGTCcctgttatatatttttacttctcCCATGAAAGAATTTTGTTTCGATTGGGTCGCATGGGTTATAGGTCACTTTAATGGTGGCAAACGTTTTGAAATTAATTATCTTGGTTATATcgcaaaaacctgccatttaaactggggtgtgtagacttttgatatCCACTCTATCAGTGGATCAGTAGCATCTAGGGTCGTTGTTCAAAATGCATGGCGTTTTTGCTGTGacaagtttaaaacattttaatggggaaatatATCATAAAGAGATCATGACTAAAAGATAACTTTGACTTTGTGGTTTTAGATAACATAAAGTAGGTCTAAACAAGTACACCTGCTTACATTTATTAGATCACCACCCAATGCAAGATTTATTTAGCAGCTGCCCTAAATTTGGTAGAACAGCATTGGTAGTtactaaaacatattttttccccccataggGGTCAATACACTAGATATGTAGAACCTCTTATTAATGCTAAAATAGAATTACGATTGGAATTTCTGAATTTTTAGattgactgttttacaaaaaaaacctgaaaaaaatagtcaagcaCATTATTATTTCTTCAGGCGTCACAGCTATTTACTTTTctgaacaataataaaaaaaaatagtggttGAATCTTAAACTGGATTAATTTCGGACTTCTCAGAGCGGCACTTAAGGCCATCTCAAATTTGGGTAAAAAAAGGTATTTATATAGATATTTGTTCAGCAATGTACAGTCAATTGAAAATCACAGTATTGTAGTCTGAAGTTGATCCATTgaattatcatttatttaaatgctAAGCATTTGTTCAGTCTAATTCCAAACATCCCGAGTTGGAGGAGAAAGCGGACTAAAGTGTTAGGACTGGAGCTAAACATTTATTGATTAAAGTTTTGACCTCAGCTACATGGGCAACCTCATTCCAATCACATTGTTTTCGTGTACTGTTAATAGTTCCACAAATGCATTCTAAAgtgttaatttctttacacaaagtgaaaagaaaaaaatctgccttttcaaaaagtattaaaaaaatatatatattttctgcaTTTTTCTTGATAAACTCAAATGCGTTTAAAATGAGTATGCTTTTCACGTGAATCACTGACAGCTGCTTCACATCTTTGTTGCATGGGGTCCACCAACCTTTGGGCATCTGTCAACGTCTATTCCAGCCTAGGACCAAAAcgttaaaaatattgagatgtCAAAACATGTGACGTGTTCTATGTTGTATATGATAAATGTGTGTCACTATAAGAGCCAGTAGAAGATTCTTGACATCTGATGTATGCGTGTAGCACCTGCTCATTAGTATCGAGTCTCTGGGTTGGCTGGCAaactattttattgttgtatgGACTGTGTTTGTATTTGGCTCAAGCAGCTGGGAGATGCAATAAAAATACTTCGCTCACTACAAACTAGCCATGTTACACTTCAATTCtaaacttaaaaacaaacaacaagacTGCTTAGACCAGTGTACCCAATGTTTGTTGATCCAAGGTATGCATTTTACATCAGGAAAATGTCATTGTTGGATCCTCGATAGACTTAAAGCGCTGCGATTGAATTTCTGACTTTGGAAGCGGGACCACCGCTAAACATTTTCTCCAGCACAGTCAAAAGTTAGGTGTCCGGGATCAAAGATGGAGAACAAGAGCCTGCTGTGCTTGACCTCCGTCACAGTTAAATGAGCGGCAGACCATCTTCAGCGGTTAATCCTGGGACTAGTGCGAGGGTCGCGGCACTGATCAGAGAAGTTCGTAGTCGCCATTGAAGACATCGCCATCATTGTCACCAGTGATGATATAAGCCTAGCTAGCCCCTTAGACATTTtgtcaaccttttgaaaatgtgtagtgGCGGTTTCCCTT contains:
- the ndufs4 gene encoding NADH dehydrogenase [ubiquinone] iron-sulfur protein 4, mitochondrial, yielding MTTNMASSMSLFGLRRLSLTNAASKVFLNPLRSASTSAQRLAEGAVPDTQLITVDEKLDISAVTGVPEEHVKTRKVHIFVPARTAMQSGVNNTKKWAMDFDTRERWENPLMGWASTADPLSNMVLAFSSKEDAIAFAEKNGWSYDITDKRTPKPRVKSYGANFSWDKRTRRSAK